The Nocardia bhagyanarayanae region GCGGTGACCATGCGCAAGGCGCGCGCGGAAGGCCCTGTGTTCCCGGCGATTCTGGCCGACGCGGGCAGCCCGCTCAGCCGCGGCCAAGCCTGGGCGGTGGGACAGGTATACCTGCACAACAGGGTTCGCGGCGTTGCCACGCTCGGGATCATCGCCCGCGCCCATCGGGTGCCGGTCGAGGTGATCGAGCCGGTCTTTCGGAAGGTGATCGGCGCGGGTTATGTCGACGCCGACGACGGCACCCTGTACCTGACCGAAACCGGCTCGGCCGAAGTCGATCGGGTGACGGCGGCGTGGCGGCGCTGGCTCGGCGCGCGCCTCGACACCGGCGACGAGCGCGACCCCGCCGATCGCGCGCTCCTCGACCAAGCCCTGATGAGCGTCGCCGCCAAGCTTCTGGAGGAACACCTGGACGAGGTGGAACCCGCCACGGTCGGTTGAGGAAGGTGTGCGGAGGCAGACGCCACCGGCACTTGTGCACGAATACTCGCTTACGTATATTCGTAGACGAGTAAGGAGGTGTCATGGCCCCGAAGCGCAAGGTGAACAACCTGCTGGCGCTCGCGATCCTCTCGGTGATCATCGAACGGCCGATGCACCGCTACGAGATCGCCTCGAAGCTGCGCGAGCGCGGCAAAGACCAGGACATGGACATCAAGTGGGGTTCGCTCTACACGGTGGTCCAGAACATGGTGAAGGCCGGTTTCCTCGAACCCGTCGGCAGCGAACGCGAGGGCGCGCGCCCGGAGCGCGTCATCTACCGCATCACCGACGCGGGCCGGGCCGAAATGTCCGACTGGACAAGAGAATTGATCGCCACCCCGGTGACCGAGCACGACGCCTTCACGGCGGGCCTCTCGGTGATCGGCGCGCTGCCGCCGGACGAGGTGATCGAGTTGCTCGCCACCCGGATCGCCGCGCTCGACGCGATCATCGCGGGCATCCGCCGGGAACTGGACGGGCTCGCGGGTACGCTGCCCCGCCTGTTCGTGATCGAGACCGAATACGGGCTCGCGATGCTGGAGGCCGAGGCCGCGTGGGCCCGCTCCTGGCGCGCAGAGCTGGTCGACGGCACCTTCCCCGACCTGGCGCTGTGGCGGCAGATGCATGCCGGCGGCCTGGCGCCGTCCGACGTCGTCGACATGGTGGAGAGGGGGATGCGAGCGCCCGAGTAGACCAAGCGCATCGGTAGCGACAGCGCCGAACCAGACACCGCCGCCCGGCGACAGCCCGGGGGCGATACACGAGACCGGACCCGGCGGAGGTGCGGCAACACCACCGCCGAGCCCGATGAAACCGTCTCGAACCGTGCCCGCACGGAGCGCACCCGGCCACGAGGCTGGCAACCACAGGATAGCTGGGTGCGCGGTCCGCGGATCGGTTCGGGAAACCAACCCGACTCACATCCGGAGATACCTCATGTCCAGAATCCGTTCCGCACTCGTCGTCGGCGGCGGCATCGCCGGGCCCGTCGCGGCCACCGCCTTGCTGAAAGCGGGCATCGACGCCCGCGTCTACGAGGCCTACCCCGGCCCGTCCTACGGCATCGGCAGCGGGCTCGCGCTCGCACCGAACGGCGTCGCCGCCCTCGACATCGTCGGGGCCGGCGATCCGGTGCGCGGCATCGCGCAGCCCGTGTCCAAGATGATGCTCTCGGTCGGCCGCACCCGGCACCATGTGCCCACCTTGCGCGACGAACCGCCGCTGCAATTGGTGGACCGCGCCGAACTGCACCAGACGTTGCACGACCACGCGGTGGCCGCGGGCGTTCCCGTCGAGTTCGACAAGCGCCTGGTCGGCGTCGACGAGCACGCCGACGCCGTCACCGCGCGCTTCGCCGACGGCAGCACCGCGACCGCGGACGTGCTGATCGGCGCCGACGGCATCCGGTCGACCGTGCGCGGCCTGATCGACCCGAACGCACCGGGCCCGCGGTACACCGGCATGCTCGGTTTCGGCGCCGCCACCGAGTGCGATGCCGAAATACCGGCCGACACCATGGTTTTCGCCTTCGGCCAGAAGGCGTACTACCTGTACTGGTCGACCGGTGACGGACAAGTCTTCTGGGGCGCCAACCTGCCGCACAAGCAGTACCTGACGCTCAGCGAAGCCCGCGCCGTCCCGGCGTCGCACTGGTTGTCGATCCTGCGCGACACCTACGGCGCGGACACCCCCGGTGGCGAACTCGCCCGCAACACCACCGAGGAGCAGCTGGAGGTCACCGGCGGCCTGCACATCATGCCGCCGGTGCCGCACTGGTACCGCGGCCGCATGGTCCTGGTCGGCGACGCGGTGCACGCGCCGTCCAACAGCTCCGGGCAGGGCGCGTCGCTGGCCATCGAGAGCGCGGTGCAGCTGGCCAGGTGCCTGCGGGATCTGCCGGAGCCGGAGGCGGCGTTCGCGGCCTACGAACGGTTGCGTCGCGGCCGGGTGGAGGGCATCGCGATGCGCGCCGCGAAGATCAACAACAGCAAGACGCCAGGGCCGGTAGGTCGTAAGATCATGAACCTGCTCATGCCGCTGATGGTGAAGACGGTGATGAACCCCGAGAAAACCATGGGCGCCGAGCAGCGCTACCGCATCGACTGGGACTCGCCGGTCCAGTCGGAGCCGGTCCTCGCCTGAACCCGGTCCGCGCAACCGCCGGTCGCGACATCTGTCGCGACCGGCGGTTGCCGCGTGCCCCCTTGGGTGGGGAATCGTTCACCCTCGGAGGTGAGGGAGGCAGCACTGGGGTTCCTGTCGAGGAAGGCCCGGGACGGCGAGATTAGTAGTCAGACAGAAACGCCGCCCGACTCCCGAGGAGCACCGCAATGCCGACCGAAACCATCGCACCTTCCGTTCCGACCCGGACGGGCGCGCTCGCGTCGGTCACCCACTTCGACCCGGCCGCCGTCGCGGTGTCCACCCCCGACTGCGACCTCACCTACGGCGAACTGGACTCTTGGTCGAATCGGCTCGCCAGGGTGCTGCTCGAGAACGGCGCGGGCCCGGGCACCACGGTCGCCATGGCGGTGGAGCCGGTCATCGAGTCGGCCGTCACCCGTTGGGCCATCGCCAAGTCCGGCGCGACCCCGGTGCTCGCCTCGTCCGGTTCGGCCGCGGTCGAGTCGGCCGCCCTCGGTGTCACCACCCACGCGAGCCGCGGCGAACTGACCGACTCCATCGGCTGGCTGCTGCTCGACGACCGCTCGATGCTGGTTCGCTACCTCACCGGCTCGGACGCGCCGATCACGGACGCCGAGCGCGAACCCATGCGGCGCGCGTCCTGACGGCGCGCCGACATCCCGCTGCGGGAAATCCTTCCTGACATGCGGATTTCGAATTGTCGACCAGCGTGCGGAGCTAGACTCTCCAGGGGAAGTACTCCTATGCGCACGCTGGTCGACTCATCCGCGGGAAGGCTCGTTCCCACACGAGTCGAAGCCCGTCGCGAGCGACAGCGCGCTCACCCCGCACGGGCACCGCGCGCGTCTCGACATGTTCTCTTCCGTCTTTCCTGAGCCCAGCAGGGACCTTGTATGCCACAGCCGTCTCTCACCCCAGTGGCCGCGGCCGACCGACTGCCCGCAGGCGCCTTTCCGCTCTCCGCGGCGCAGCGCGGCATCTGGTTCGCCCAGCACTTCGCGGGTGACACCCCGATCTCGATCGCGCAGTACGTGGAGTTCCACGGGCAGCTCGACCTGGATTTGCTAGCGGACGTCGCGCGCCGAGCCGTGAGCGAGTTCGGCAGCGGCTATGTTCGGCTGATCGAGGTGGACGGATTCCCCTACCAGCTCATCGATACCTCGCTCGAGGACGAGACGCTGCTGGTCGATCTGCGCGACGAGCCCGATCCGGTGGCCGCCGCGCACGCCTGGATGCGCGCGGAATACACCGCGCCGCTGAATCTGCTGCGCGACCGGCTCGGCAAGTACGCCATGCTGCGTCTCGGCGACCAGCACTGGTACTGGTACCAGCGCATCCACCACATTCTGCTGGACGGCTTCGGCGCGATGACCATGTTGCAGCGCATCGCCGAGCTGTACAACGCCGAGCTGGCCGGCCGCGAGGCGCCGCCGAACAAGGCCGCCGACCTGCGCACGATCGTGGACGCGGACGTGGCCTACCGGGATTCCGAGCGCTTCCAGGCCGACGCGCAGTACTGGCGCGAGCACCTCGCGGGCATGTCCGAGCCCGTCAACCTGGCCGGCCGCGCGGCCGACGTGGACGCGCATCCCGCCCTGGTGGCCGGTGAATTGCCGTCGGTGACCGCCGAACTCCTGGACGCCGTGGCCAAGTCGGTGTCCGCCAGCGTCGCGCCCGTGGTGGTGGCCGCGTTCGGCGCCTACATCGGCGCGATGACCGGTGCGCCCGAGGTGACGCTGAGCCTGCCCGTCTCCGGCCGCACCACCGCCGCACTGCGGCGCTCCGGCGGCATGATCGCCAACGTGGTGCCGCTGCGGCTGCCCCTCGGCGCCGAGAGCACCGTCGGGGGACTGATCAGGGCCGCGCAGGGCGAGCTGACCTCGGCGCTGCGCAGACAGCGGTACCGCCAGGAGGACATCGTCCGTGACCTCGGCTGGTCGCTGGACGAGGCGGCCTCGTTCGGCCCGACCGTCAATCTGATGATGGTGGACACCAGGATTCAGCTCGGCGAGGTCACCGGCCGGATGCACGTGCTGACCTCGGGGCTGATCGAAGACCTTTTCCTGAACCTGTATCCGGGCATGGGCGCCGAGAACACCCACATCGACTTCCAGGCCAACCCCAACCTGTACGACGACGACGAACTCGCCGCGCAGCACCGGAGATTTCTGGACTTCCTGCACCGCTTCCTGGCCGCGGGGCCGGACGCGCCGCTGCACGCGGTGCCGGTGCTCTCGCCCGAGGAACGTGCGGAGCTGGAGCCCGCCCGCGGACCCGCTTCGGTGCCGCCGCGCACGCTGGCCGAGATCCTGGCGGACGGCGCGGCCGTCGATCCGGACGCGGTCGCGATCCGCGCCGACGGGACGTCGCTGACCTATCGCGCGGTCGAGTCCTACGCCAACCGCCTCGCGCGGCTGCTCATCGCGGCGGGCGCGGGACCCGAAAGCGCGGTGGCCGTGGCCATTCCACGCTCCGTCGAGTCGGTGCTCGCGGTCTGGGCGGTGGCGCGCACCGGCGCCGCGTTCGTGCCGATCGATCCCGGGTATCCCGCCGACCGCATCGAGCACATGGTCGCGGACAGCGGCGTCGTCGCGGGGCTCACGGTGACGGGCGCGCGTTCGGCGCTGCCCGACCGCATCACCTGGTTGACGCTCGACGACCCCGAAACCGAAGAGGTGATGGCACACCAGGATTCGGCCCCGATCACGGATGCCGATCGGTCCGCCGCGATCCACCTCGACCAGCCCGCCTACCTCATCTACACCTCCGGCTCGACGGGCATGCCCAAGGGGGTCACCGTGACCCACCGCGGCCTGGCGAACCTGGTCGCGGGCTCCGGCGCGTCGTTCGGTGTGGACGCGAGTGCCGTTGTGGCGCACGCTGTCTCGCCGAGCTTCGATATCTCGGTCGAGGAGCTGCTCGTCGCCTTCGCGGTCGGCGCGTCGATCGCCGTCGTGCCGCCCGCCGCCTACGCGGGCGAGGACTTGGCCGAAGTGCTGCGGGCGCACCGGGTCACGCATCTGAACGTGACGCCCGCCGTGGTCGGCTCGCTGGACCCGGAAACCCTGCCCGACCTGCGCACCGTGGTGGTCGGCGGCGACGCGTGCCCGCCGGAGCTGGTGGCGAAATGGGCGGGCCGCACGCTGCTCAACGGGTACGGCCCCACCGAGACGACGATCACCGTCACCGTCAGCGCGCCGCTGGCGCCGCACGGTCCGGTCAGCATCGGCAGCCTGGCCCGCGGCGTGGTCGGCCTGGTGCTCGATCCGTGGCTGCGACCGGTCGCGCCCGGCGTGATCGGCGAGCTGTACCTGGGCGGGCCCGCGGTCGCGCGCGGCTACCACCAGCGCACCGGGCTCACCGCCAGCCGGTTCGTGGCGAACCCGCACGAGCCCGGCGGTCGCATGTACCGCACCGGCGACCTGGTTCGGTGGCGGCGGCGCGAGGGCAGGCTGGAGCTGGATTACGCGGGCCGCGGGGATTTCCAGGTGAAGGTGCGCGGCTATCGCATCGAGCTCGGCGAGGTGGACGCCGCGCTGGAGCGGCAGCCGGAGGTCGAGTTCGCTCTCACCATCGGCGCGACCACCCCGAGCGGGGCCACCGCGCTGGTGTCCTACGTGCTCGGCGCGCCGGGCGTCGAGGTACAGCCGGAGGCGCTGAAAGCGGCTGTCGGAGAACGTCTTCCGTCCTACATGGTGCCGACGGTGATCATGGTGCTGGACAGCGTCCCCCTGACGCCGGTGGGCAAGGTCGACCGCAGAGCCTTGCCCGCACCGGATTTCGGCATGCGCACCGTGGTGCGTCGCCCGCCCTCCACGCCCCGCGAGGAAACGATCGCGGGGCTCTTCGCGGAGGTGCTCGGCCTGGACGCGGTCGGCGTCGACGAGAACTTCTTCGCACTCGGTGGCGACAGCATCATCTCGATCCAGCTGGTCTCCCGCGCCCGCTCGGCCGGTCTGCGGTTCAGCGCGCGCGACGTGTTCGAGCGCAAGACGGTGGCCGCGCTGGCTGCCGTCGCCACCGACGCCGCCGACACCGCGGTGCTCGAACTTCCCGGTGGCGGTGTCGGTTCCGTCGAGATCACTCCGATCGTGCACGCGATGCTCGATCAGGGCGAGACGTGGGACCGCTACAGCCAGGCCGTCCTGATCACGCTGCCGCCGGACGGCGACCGCGCGCGCCTGACCGCCGCCGTGCAGACGCTCATCGACCACCACGACGTCTTGCGCAGCACGTTGCGCAAGGGCGATGACGGCTGGGAATGGGTTGTCGCGGAACCGGGTTCGGTGCGCGCGGCCGAACGCATCGATTCGGTCGTCGCGGGTGACGACCTTGAGGT contains the following coding sequences:
- a CDS encoding PadR family transcriptional regulator — protein: MAPKRKVNNLLALAILSVIIERPMHRYEIASKLRERGKDQDMDIKWGSLYTVVQNMVKAGFLEPVGSEREGARPERVIYRITDAGRAEMSDWTRELIATPVTEHDAFTAGLSVIGALPPDEVIELLATRIAALDAIIAGIRRELDGLAGTLPRLFVIETEYGLAMLEAEAAWARSWRAELVDGTFPDLALWRQMHAGGLAPSDVVDMVERGMRAPE
- a CDS encoding FAD-dependent oxidoreductase; the encoded protein is MSRIRSALVVGGGIAGPVAATALLKAGIDARVYEAYPGPSYGIGSGLALAPNGVAALDIVGAGDPVRGIAQPVSKMMLSVGRTRHHVPTLRDEPPLQLVDRAELHQTLHDHAVAAGVPVEFDKRLVGVDEHADAVTARFADGSTATADVLIGADGIRSTVRGLIDPNAPGPRYTGMLGFGAATECDAEIPADTMVFAFGQKAYYLYWSTGDGQVFWGANLPHKQYLTLSEARAVPASHWLSILRDTYGADTPGGELARNTTEEQLEVTGGLHIMPPVPHWYRGRMVLVGDAVHAPSNSSGQGASLAIESAVQLARCLRDLPEPEAAFAAYERLRRGRVEGIAMRAAKINNSKTPGPVGRKIMNLLMPLMVKTVMNPEKTMGAEQRYRIDWDSPVQSEPVLA
- a CDS encoding AMP-binding protein → MPTETIAPSVPTRTGALASVTHFDPAAVAVSTPDCDLTYGELDSWSNRLARVLLENGAGPGTTVAMAVEPVIESAVTRWAIAKSGATPVLASSGSAAVESAALGVTTHASRGELTDSIGWLLLDDRSMLVRYLTGSDAPITDAEREPMRRAS